One Polynucleobacter sp. SHI8 genomic window, TGGTTGGTTTCAAAATATGAGAACTCGGCATGCCATGCAGAGGCAAACCGATTCGATGGCCATCATAAACTACCGGTAGTTTGTCTTGAGCTCCAGCAAGTGAAAGTCGATAGCCTTCTCCATCACCCGCAAGCATGGGTCGAAGGGGTAACTCTTCTAAGGTGTGAAGTAGTTCTGATTCGCTTAGCCATTTAATATTTTTCGAAGCATCATTTAAATGAGGTGACAGTAATTTTTCTTGGGGCCTGATAAAGCTCACTGCACCTGCACACTCACCACCAATGATGTCTAGTAAAGAAAAATCGTTTTGAAGCGAAATATGGAATTCTTTCGCAATAAGTCGACGTGGGCGTCCTTCTGGAAGTAAACCAGAAAAAAAAGGGCGAGCTAAGTTATCGTCGAAAACCTTCTCTTGCAATGGCAGTGAGTGGGACAGAGGTTGAGCATGAATGTCACTTAACCAATCAGACGTATAACAAAAACTGAGTTTTCCTTTATCCAAAGATAAGTAACCAACTAGGTGATTAAACAACCAAACGGCTAATGTATTACTCTCCATCGTTTAAACCTTTAAGGCCACCGATATGAATGTCGCCACCTAAAGCGTGTAATACTTGAAGCATACGTTCGAGTTGTATCGTCGGTTTCCCAGCCTCTAAATCAACAATAAACCGGACACCTACACCAGCTGCTAAAGCTAACTGGGGTTGAGTCAAAGCGAGTTTCTTGCGCGCCAATCGCACTGCGTTTCCGATTTGTGAGGAGGACTCCATTTTTACCATTGCCATAAAAATTCCCTTTCGGGAAATTATAGCATGTAAAACGGTATTATCTACATAAATTACCCTATCGGGAAATTGTAGTATTTAAAAGGTTAAAATCATCAAAAATTACCCGTTCGGTAAATTAATTGCGATGTAGATTTCGAAGTAATATATAAACTAATTCCAAAAATACTTCGGAGACTGACATGCCTAGAAAGTTTGTTGATATTTCTATTTTTTTAGAAAATGATGTACTGAGCGATCCCCCATCCTTCAAGCCGAAGATTGAATACTTCACTCATCAAGATACGGTCGAGCGAATTGCTACCTTTTTTCCCGGCTTACAAAAAAATGATTTACCAGATGGTGAGGGATGGGCGGTTGAAGTGGCAACGATTTCAACGCATAACGGCACGCATTTAGATGCCCCTTATCATTTTCATAGCACCATGGATAAAGCTTTAGGTGAGCAGAAAAAATCCAAAACGATTGATGAAGTTCCACTGGAGTGGTGTTTCCAACCTGGTGTGAAATTAGATTTTCGTCATTTTGCAGATGGCTATGTGGTGACAGCAAAAGATGTTGAAGAAGAGCTCAAACGAATCCATCATGAATTAAAGCCATTAGAAATCGTTGTTGTGAATACGCGCGCTGGTTCGAGATATGGGCAAGATGATTATGTGAGTTCAGGATGTGGTATGGGTTACGAGGCAACGATGTATTTACTTGAACGCGGCATACGATTAACCGGTATTGATGGCTGGAGTTGGGATGCGCCGTTTGTGCATACACAAAAAAAATTCGAAAGCACACAAGATTCCAGTTTGATCTGGGAAGGCCATAAAGCAGGGAGGGATATTGGTTACTGTCATCTAGAAAAACTACACAATCTTGAAGCATTACCTGCAGATGGTTTTTATATCAGTTGTTTTCCTCACAAAATACGAGGAGCATCCGCAGGCTGGACACGCGCAGTAGCCATTTTTGACGATGTTTTACAAGCAAGTCAGCCGTAAATAATCAAGTAATTTAGGGTTTTCATGAAGATTGCATGATAATTAAGTTATGCAATCATTGAATAGCACAACTATCGCTACCCTTGAAAATGTGACATTTTCATATGCACCTCAAGAAAGAAATATTCTTGAAGGGTTAAACATGTCTTTTGCCAAGGGTAAATTAACCGCAGTCATGGGTGGGTCAGGTTGCGGTAAGACAACAGTATTGCGCCTACTGGGCGGTCAGGTTAGAGCAAACTCGGGCAAAGTACTTTTTGAAAACGAAGATATTGGCTTACTGAATAATGAAGGCTTAATACAAATAAGACGCAAAATGGGTATGTTGTTTCAGTTTGGCGCACTATTCACAGATATGAGTGTTTTTGAAAACGTAGCTTTTCCTTTACGCGAACATACACCCCTAGATGAGCAGACGATAACTGATCTCGTGATGCTCAAGCTCAATGCCGTTGGGCTGCGTAATGCAAGAGATTTAATGCCCTCGCAAATTTCTGGGGGGATGGCAAGAAGAGTTGCATTTGCGAGAGCAGTGGCACTCGATCCACCACTGATTATGTACGATGAGCCCTTTGCTGGTTTAGATCCCATTGCACTTGGGGTTACCGCCAGACTCATTAAAGAAATGAATAACGCCTTGGGGGCGACGAGTATTTTGGTGACTCATGACGTACCAGAGACCTTTGGCATCGCCGATTATGTTTACTTTATAGCGAATGGCAAAATAGCTGCCGAAGGCACACCTGCTGAATTAATGAAGTCCGAGGACTTATTCGTCAGGCAATTTATAGACGCTCAGCCAGATGGACCTGTACCTTTTCATTACCCAGGGAAAACCTTGCAAGACGATTTTGGTATAAAGGGAGCCGCATCATGATGGGTGAATTGGTTAACCGGATTACCCGTTTGGGTAGTTTTGTGCGCTCGAATATTGCAGGAATTGGTCATGCGACAAAGATGTTCACCACTGTTATTAGCAGATCGACAGGCCTTCTTAAACGTTTTCGTTTAGTGAGTGATCAGGTATTTTTTCTTGGAAATTATTCCTTTGTCATTATTGCTGTGTCAGGCCTATTTGTTGGTTTTGTTTTGGGGCTACAAGGTTATTACACACTCAATCGATATGGGTCTGAGCAAGCTTTAGGTCTGCTTGTTGCACTTTCATTAACTAGAGAACTAGGTCCAGTGGTCACAGCACTATTATTTGCGGGTCGAGCTGGAACCTCACTCACCGCTGAAATAGGTTTAATGAAAGCCGGTGAACAGTTATCTGCCATGGAAATGATGGCTGTTGATCCAGTTGCAAGAGTGATTGCACCACGTTTTTGGGCTGGGGTTATAGCCATGCCAATTTTGGCGGCTATTTTTAGTGCAGTAGGGATTGTTGGCGGTTATTTAGTTGGCGTGCCTCTCATAGGAGTTGATTCCGGGGCTTTTTGGTCACAAATGCAGGGCGGGGTTGATGTTCTTAAAGATGTTGGAAATGGGGTAATTAAAAGTGTGGTTTTTGGCATTGCAGTAACTTTCATCGCCCTATATCAAGGCTATGAATCTAAGCCAACACCTGAAGGAGTATCCCTTGCGACAACCAGAACCGTAGTGATTTCATCTTTAGCCGTTTTAGCTTTGGATTTTTTATTAACTGCTGTCATGTTTTCTACTTAAGATGGTTTAAATCAAAGTGATTGGATTATGAAAAAAAATTCTTTAGATTTTTGGGTTGGTTTATTTGTCGTTACAGGCTTTGTAGCGCTCTTATTTTTAGCGCTCAAGGCTGGCAACATGAGCTCATTTAGCTTTGCAAAAAATTACAGCGTCACGGCAAAATTTGACAATATTGGTGGCTTAAAGCCACGTGCTCCAGTAAAAAGTGCTGGCGTTGTCGTGGGCAGAGTTGCCGCTATTCAGTTTGACGATAAAACTTATCAAGCCACTGTAATCTTAAATTTAGAAGAAAACTTTCATTTTCCGAAAGATTCTTCTGCCAAAATATTGACTTCAGGTTTGTTGGGAGAGCAATATATTGGAATCGAGGCAGGTGGCGATGACCAGATGTTGGCTCAGGGAAGTAAAATCACACAAACTCAGTCAGCGATTGTGCTAGAAAATTTAATCAGCCAATTTTTGTATAACAAAGCCGCAGATGCTGGAAAAGAAAAAGATTAATAATGAAAATATTACCCAGTCACTGGAAAAAATATCTCCAGATTCTTCTGTTAGGAGTAATGACTACCGTATTTGTTGGTTGTGCATCCATTCCTGAAGGGCAACCTAGATCAAAAAAAGATCCTTGGGAGCTAGTGAACCGTAATGTTTTCTCGTTCAACGAGAGTTTAGATAAGTATTTGGTCAAACCGTTAACGCAAACTTATGAGTTTATAGTTCCAGAATTTATACGTAATCGACTCTCTAATGTATTTGCAAACATTGGTGATGTCTATACAGCCGTGAATCAATTACTTCAAGGTAAACCCAAGACAGCTTTTGATGATTTAACTAGGGTGATTATTAATACTACGATGGGTATTGGTGGTATTTTTGATGTGGCAACCGACGCTGGTCTAGAAAAACACAATGAAGATTTTGGACAAACATTTGGTGTCTGGGGCATTGGAGATGGACCTTATATGGTCTTACCCTTACTCGGTCCTAGCAACGTCAGAGATACAGTTGGTTGGTTTGCTGATTTACAAACGGATATCTTAATTAACTATATCAACGATATCCCCCTCAGAAATACCATTACTGGGGTAAGGGTGATTGACCAACGCTCTAAATATTTAAACTCTTCCAACTTGCTTGAGGAAGCTGCATTTGATAAATACACCTTTGTGCGTGATGCCTATATTCAAAGAAGAAGAAATCGTATTTATGACGGCAATCCTCCACTGATTGAAGAAGATGACGATATTCCAGAGGAAATGTTGGAGAAAGAAGAAAGTCGCATTCGTTAATAGATAACATCAAAAAAGATTTAAAATGAAAGGTCTATAAAAAAGGTTAACGATGAAACATACTTCTGCCAAATTAATGACTATGCCAACGTTGTTGCTAAAACTCCGCTATTGGATACTCGCAATGATGTTGATAGCCACCATGCTTGTAACTAAAGCGCCGTTTGCACAGCCGATTGATGCAACTCCAGATGGCCTCGTTAAAACCTTGGTTTCTGATGTGATGAATAGCATTAAATTAGACAAAGATATTCAAGCAGGGAATGTGAATAAAGTGATGGCACTCGTTGATGCAAAAATTGTGCCTTACACGAATTTTCAAAAAACAACACAACTCGCGATGGGAAAAAATTGGAGTCGTGCGACACCTGAACAACAAAAGCAAATTACTACCGAGTTCAAGACTTTATTGATGCGCACGTATGCGGGTGCTCTGACCCAAGTAAAAGATCAAACCGTGACCTATAAACCTTTTCGCATGGACCCAACCGACACTGAAGTCGTGGTGAAAACTCAGGTTATGAATAAGGGCGATGCCATCCAGATTGATTATCGCCTAGAAAAAGTCGGTGAAACCTGGAGGCTCTATGACTTGAATGTTTTAGGAGCTTGGTTAATTGAGGCGTATCGTGGCCAATTTAACAACCAAATTAGTGCCAATGGCATTGACGGCTTACTCAAGTTTTTACAAGACCGTAATGCTGCTTTAGCGAAAGCCAAGTAATGATTCTTTTACCCAATGTGGTGAATCATCAAAATGCGATAGAAGTTCGTCAGAATGGTTTGAAGCAACTTCAGGCGCAAGAGGGTCAAATTGACGCGTCGGCTTTGCTTGAATTTGATTCATCGATCATTGCAGTTTTTTTAGCATGGCTACGCATCAACCCAAATCTACAAATTGTGAGTGCCCCCGATAAGCTTCAAGTCTTATCAAAAGTCTATGGTTTGGATGACATACTTCAATTAAAAGGACCCGTGGGTATCTAATGTCTGCATTATCAATTCGTGCGGTAAAAAAAAGTTATGGAGACTTAGTTGCCTTAGATGGTGTTTCCCTTGAAGTAGAACAAGGTGAGTTCTTTGGTTTGCTCGGGCCAAATGGCGCAGGTAAAACCACTTTAATTTCGAGTATGGCTGGCTTATGTACCCCTGATTCAGGCACTATTGAAGTCATGGGGCATGATGTGCAAAAAGATTTTCGTCTAGCGCGTCGAAAGTTAGGTGTTGTGCCACAAGAATTAGTATTTGATCCCTTTTTTACCGTTCGTGAAACCTTGACCTTTCAGTCGGGCTATTTTGGCCTGAGTAAAAATGACGATTGGATCGACGAGATCATGGCCAATCTCGACTTAACCAATAAAGCAAATGCCAATATGCGTTCTTTGTCTGGTGGAATGAAGCGTCGCGTCTTAGTAGCTCAAGCCCTAGTGCATCGCCCTCCCGTCATTATTTTGGATGAACCTACAGCCGGTGTAGATGTGGAGTTAAGGCAATCTTTGTGGCAGTTTATTAGCCGACTCAATCAAGCAGGACATACCATTGTTCTTACTACGCATTATCTTGAAGAAGCAGAATCCCTCTGTGGGCGGATTGCGATGCTCAAGCAAGGTCGTGTTGTTGCACTCGATACAACACAAAATTTACTTGCTAAACATCGCCCACCTGGAATGCCAGCGAAGATTTTGGGTGATGATGGCGCCGCCGATTTAGAGGCTGTCTTTGTAAAAATCATGGCGGAGTCAAAATAAATGGAACAAGTAAAACCCCTCATTCCGGTAAGTGTCTTACCTGAAGCAAGCATCCAAAGTGGCTTTCCGGCTTTATTTCGTAAAGAGGTAAGACGATTTTATAGTGTGGCATTTCAGACAGTGGGAGCGCCCATATTAACGGCTGTATTGTATTTATTGATTTTTGGGCATATTTTGGCAAATAGCCCCAAAATTTACGGTTATGAATACGCCGCATTTCTGATCCCAGGCCTAGTGATGATGAGTATTTTGCAAAATGCATTTGCAAATACATCGTCTTCATTGATTCAATCCAAGATTACCGGTAATTTAGTATTTGTCTTGTTAGCTCCCTTATCTCATATCGAGTTTTTTGCCGCTTATGTGGGGGCGGCCATGATTCGAGGGTTATCTGTTGGTTGCGGTGTTTTTATGGTCACGATTTGGTTTACAAAGATTCCTTTTGAAGCACCTATTTGGATACTCATATTTGCCTTATTAGGTTCTGCTTTATTGGGTTCGATGGGATTAATTGCCGGTATTTGGGCTGATAAATTTGATCAGCTAGCGGCCTCACAAAACTTTATCATCATGCCCGCCACCATGCTTTCAGGAGTTTTTTACTCGATTCATTCATTACCAGCGTTCTGGCTAACCGTATCTCATTTCAACCCATTCTTTTATATGATTGATGGATTTAGGTATGGTTTTTTTGGGGATTCTGACGTTTCACCGTATCATAGCTTGCTAGTATTGCTTATTTGTATGTTGCTAGTCACTTGGCTAGCGCTGAGCATGCTTAAAAAAGGTTATAAATTAAGGCATTAATAGAAGAGAGAAGTCATGATGTATCCAACACCAGAACAAATTAAAGCGTATATTCTTGAAGGACTCAATTGCACTCATATCTCCCTTGAGGGAGATGGACAGCATTTTTTTGCTACCATCGTCAGTCCAGAGTTCGAAGGACTTCGACCGATTGCACGCCATCAAAAAGTATATGCAGCATTGGGTGAACGAATGAAAGAGGAGATTCATGCACTTTCGTTTAAAACACTCACTCCTGAAGAGTTTGAGAAAAAAGCCTAGTTTTTTATAGGTGTTTTATTTGCCATATAAAAATGAGCATCAAGCAGAATCACCTTTTTATTTTTTTAGAGAATTGGTATGGATAAGTTATTAATTAGAGGTGGTCATGCCCTCTACGGAGATGTAAAAATTGCCGGGGCTAAGAATGCGGCCCTACCGATCTTATGCGCCGCATTATTAACGGCTGAAAAATTAACTTTACGTAATCTGCCAGATTTACAAGATGTTAGAACCATGCTCAAATTGCTCACGCAGATGGGTGTCGAAGTTCAGTTCCCCAACCCAGATGATCGTTCAGTGGTTGAGTTGCAGGCAAAGCATATTGAAAAAGCCGAAGCGACCTATGAGATGGTCAAAACGATGCGAGCTTCCATTTTGGTGTTAGGACCACTGTTAGCAAGATTCGGTAATGCACGAGTTTCCTTGCCTGGAGGATGCGCGATTGGAGCCCGCCCGGTTGATCAGCACATCAAGGGTATGCAAAAGATGGGCGCCACTATGCAAATACAACATGGTTACATACAGGCGGATGCACCCAAGCCAAATAATCAACTGCATGGTGCGCATATCTTGACCGATATGATTACCGTAACAGGTACGGAAAACTTAATGATGGCAGCTGTTTTGGCCAATGGCATTACGTATTTAGAAAACGCAGCTCGTGAGCCAGAGGTTACAGATTTAGCCTTATTACTCAATCAAATGGGCGCCAAAATTACAGGTATTGGTACCGATCACCTCAAGATTGAAGGGGTTAAAACATTACACGGAACGGATTATCAGATCATTGCCGACCGAATTGAGACGGGCACATTTTTGTGCGCTGTTGCCGCTACCGGTGGAGAAATCACTATCCATCATTGTCGGCCAGACACACTTGATGCTGTCCTGACCAAGTTAACGGAAGCTGGTTTACATATGGACGTGGGTAGCGATACGATCAAAGCAACCATGAAGAATCGTCCCAAGCCCGTCAGCTTTAGAACCTCAGAATACCCAGCATTTCCGACAGATATGCAAGCGCAGTTTATGGCCTTGAACACAATTGCTTTGGGTAGTTCGCGTGTCACGGAAACTATTTTTGAGAATCGTTTTATGCATGTTCAAGAGATGAATCGATTGGGTGCGCAAATTGGTATTGAAGGTAACACGGCTATGATTGAGGGAGTTGAATACCTCTCTGGAGCGAATGTCATGGCAACCGATTTAAGAGCTTCTGCTAGTTTAGTCATTGCTGGTTTAGTTGCAAGTGGCGAGACACTCATTGAACGAATCTATCATTTAGATCGTGGTTATGACCGCATGGAGCGCAAGTTAAGTGCTCTAGGAGCCGATATTACAAGGGTTCAATAAGCGATTTTCCAAAATTGCTTAGCCTGTAGGATAATAAAGATATGTTGACACTCGCCCTATCAAAAGGAAGAATCTTTGAAGAAACCATGCCCATGCTTGAACGGGCGGGTATTTCTATTGCAGAAAATCCAGACACAACGCGCAAGTTAATTATCAAAACTTCGCACACCAATCTCCAAATCATTATTGTGCGGGCCTCAGATGTACCAACTTATGTACAGTTTGGCGCCGCTGATATTGGGGTGGCGGGTAAAGATGTCTTGCTTGAAAACGGCGTTGAAGGTTTGTATGTGCCCATTGATTTAGGCATTGCTAAATGCAGAATGTCGGTTGCGACCAAAGAAGGGTTTGATTACAACTCGGCGGTTAAACAAGGTGCGCGATTAAAAATTGCATCAAAATATGTGCAATGTGCTCGAGAGCATTTTGCGAACAAGGGCGTCCATGTTGACATGATTAAGCTTTATGGCTCTATGGAACTAGCCCCACTGGTTGGTTTGGCGGATGCCATTGTGGACTTGGTCTCAACGGGAAGTACCTTAAAAGCCAATCACCTCGTTGAGGTTGAAACCATTATGCAAATCAGCGCTCAGTTGATTGTCAATCAAGCGGCACATAAAAGACACCGTTCCGAGATGCAAGAGTTTTTAGATGCGTTTGCCCAAGCCACAAGAAATTAAACATCATGATGCAACGACTCACCACTCAAAGTGCAGATTTTGATGCACAGCTAAAAAACCTTCTGCATATTTCTGAAGAGGACTCAAGTTCGATCGAGCAAACCGTGGTGAATATTTTGCGTGAAGTGCAGAGTACCGGTGATGAGGCTGTTCTCAACCTGACCAAACAATTTGATCGACTTAGTGCGTCTTCAATGAGCGATTTAGAGTTGACCAAAGAACAAATGAAAAATGCTTTTGAGCAGTTACCCCAAGAGCAAAAAAGTGCTTTAGAAGCCGCAGCGCATCGCGTAAAGATTTACCATGAGCGTCAAATGATTGAATCCGGTTGTCATTCTTGGGAATACACCGAAGAAGATGGCACCAAACTTGGACAACAGGTAACACCGCTAGACCGAGTGGGTTTATATGTTCCTGGCGGAAAGGCAGCCTATCCCTCATCAGTCCTAATGAATGCGATTCCTGCAAAAGTGGCAGGAGTTAAAGAAGTGATTATGGTGGTCCCAACTCCAGATGGCACGCAGAACTCTTTAGTATTAGCCGCCGCTTATGTTGCTGGCGTTGATCGTGCTTTTACTATTGGTGGAGCACAGGCAATTGGCGCACTAGCATATGGCACAGCCACAATCCCCGCAGTGGATAAGATTGTTGGCCCCGGAAACGCTTATGTAGCTTGTGCTAAAAAACGTGTATTTGGTACGGTTGGCATCGATATGATTGCAGGCCCATCAGAAATTTTAGTGATTTGTGATGGCACAACAGATCCTGATTGGGTAGCCATGGACTTGTTTTCCCAAGCAGAGCATGATGAGTTAGCCCAATCGATATTGCTTTGTCCTGATGTGTCATTTATTGAAGCCGTTGCAAAAAGTATCGACAAACTACTCCCACACATGCCACGTAAAGAAGTTATCAAAACCTCTTTATCAACACGAGGCATCATGATTCTTGTGAAAGATATGCAAGAAGCATGTGAGATATCGAATTACATCGCACCCGAGCATATGGAAATATCATCCACAAATCCACGCGCATTATTGCCATTGATTCGTCATGCAGGAGCCATTTTTCTGGGTAAATATACGAGTGAGTCATTGGGGGATTATTGTGCAGGACCCAATCACGTACTACCCACATCACGCACAGCAAGGTTTTCATCACCACTTGGCGTGTATGACTTTGTCAAACGATCGAGTTTGATCGAGGTCAGCGAAGAAGGTGCAAATACCTTAGGGAAAATTGCTAATACCTTAGCATTAGGTGAAGGTTTACAAGCGCACGCGATGGCAGCGCAAATGCGCCTAAAAAAATAAACCGAGTTTTACAAAATTAGGGTGTTCAATGAGCAATTCAGATGGAAGTATATTGTTTAAATTCCATTCAAAAGATACCTCATTTGGGGTTACACGTGCCACGGTTAAAGCTATAGCAAAAGAATTAGATATCAATGAAACTCAAGCGATTCACTTAGCTTTATCTAAATTTGCCGCAGATATCTTTTCAGCTTATGAGGCAGATGATGGACCCTTAACCACCAAACAAATAAAAATGTTGCGTGATGATGCTGAAAAAACAGTTACCAAAAGGGAATCTGATATCACGCAGAGACTTATTTGCATGACCTGAGGTGTTCCCTACATAGAGTGCCTTAAAAAACTAAGCCTGCAAAAGTTGTTTTAAAGCACGAAGCAAGTCAGCACATTCACGTTCAGTTCCAATTGTGATACGAACATATTGATCAATCCGTGGCGCATTAAAGTGACGTACAAGGATTTTTTGATCACGTAAACCTTGGTAAATCTCTTGCCCTGTTAATTTGGGATGGGAGGTAAACACAAAGTTAGCCACAGAAGGCAGTGTCTTAAAACCTAAGGCTTCTAATTCAGGAACTAGCTTATTTCTACTATCAATCACTTTTTGACTCGTGTTCTTTAAATGAACTTGATCAGATACTGCTGCTTGAGCTCCCGCTTGAGCAAGACGATCTAGAGGATATGAATTAAAACTATTTTTCACACGCTCAAGACCCTCAATTAATTGCGGGTGTCCCATCGCATATCCCACACGTAAGCCTGCTAAGGAGCGTGATTTGGATAAGCTATGTGTCACCAGTAAATTATCATATTGATTGATCAGAGCAACAGAGGACTGTGCTCCAAAATCAACATAAGCCTCATCAATCACCACCACGCTATTGCGGTTGGCTTTAAGTAAACGTTCGATTTCATCAAGAGGAATACCTTGTCCAGTTGGCGCATTTGGATTCGGGAAAATAATGCCACCATTGATGGGGTGGGCAATATAGTC contains:
- the hisD gene encoding histidinol dehydrogenase, with amino-acid sequence MMQRLTTQSADFDAQLKNLLHISEEDSSSIEQTVVNILREVQSTGDEAVLNLTKQFDRLSASSMSDLELTKEQMKNAFEQLPQEQKSALEAAAHRVKIYHERQMIESGCHSWEYTEEDGTKLGQQVTPLDRVGLYVPGGKAAYPSSVLMNAIPAKVAGVKEVIMVVPTPDGTQNSLVLAAAYVAGVDRAFTIGGAQAIGALAYGTATIPAVDKIVGPGNAYVACAKKRVFGTVGIDMIAGPSEILVICDGTTDPDWVAMDLFSQAEHDELAQSILLCPDVSFIEAVAKSIDKLLPHMPRKEVIKTSLSTRGIMILVKDMQEACEISNYIAPEHMEISSTNPRALLPLIRHAGAIFLGKYTSESLGDYCAGPNHVLPTSRTARFSSPLGVYDFVKRSSLIEVSEEGANTLGKIANTLALGEGLQAHAMAAQMRLKK
- the hisC gene encoding histidinol-phosphate transaminase, with protein sequence MSRFWSKTVQQLTPYTPGEQLQIADLIKLNTNENPYGPSPKAIAAMQNNCNDTLRLYPPPDSGALKETIAKVYGLNHDQVFVGNGSDEVLAHIFLGLFKQEAPLLFPDISYSFYPVYADLYEINTIRVPLNDQLQIQIDDYIAHPINGGIIFPNPNAPTGQGIPLDEIERLLKANRNSVVVIDEAYVDFGAQSSVALINQYDNLLVTHSLSKSRSLAGLRVGYAMGHPQLIEGLERVKNSFNSYPLDRLAQAGAQAAVSDQVHLKNTSQKVIDSRNKLVPELEALGFKTLPSVANFVFTSHPKLTGQEIYQGLRDQKILVRHFNAPRIDQYVRITIGTERECADLLRALKQLLQA